From Candidatus Syntrophoarchaeum caldarius, the proteins below share one genomic window:
- a CDS encoding heterodisulfide reductase, with protein sequence MVRVIGSVLVIGGGISGIQAALEVADQNFRVYLLEQSGSIGGLMSRLDKTFPTNDCSLCIESPKMVELGRHPNIRVIPEGEIRSISGKAGNFTVKIVRRNLYVDSDLCVGCIDLCAPVCPIELPSREEFMIGGRKAIYVPFPQAVPLVARIDTDHCIGCRLCMAACERGAIDYFRGDIEEELKVGSIIIASGIEPFDPSSLPEYGYGRIENVITAPQYERLISAAGPTEGRIMRPSDGRHPERVAWIQCVGSRNAEFPSCSAVCCMYATKEAMATLHSKRYIFYIDLRSYGKAFEIFYRTAKRIGVEYIRSKPGVILEDHEKNPVIRYEDTETGEVQDLTVDLVVLSVGLRPPASNNKLSAILGVKLDELGFLAPKSLLNPLETCIDGIYICGCATGAKDIPDSVTQGVAAATRAILPLIQSRGKEIPERVKIKERVVDQSGIPRIGVFICDCGVNIASVLDVPALVEYAKTLPGVVYANEATFACSSDTQSQIKDTIIIQNLDRVVVAACTPRTHEPLFQRTCEEVGLNPYLFELANIREHCSWVHIHDKELALEKAKDIIRMAVAKSSLSRPIHRVKIPVTKRALVLGAGISGMRAALDIANQGIEVYLVERANEPGGILRQITHLHDGTPVADFLPPLIDEVRSHPDIHLMTGCTIDDVSGYVGEFSVKISGERNTELQVGVCVVATGMQELEPHGYYRYGEDPAVVTQTELETLIKMGEKWERVVMIQCVGSRDDERPYCSRICCINAVKNAIAIKSRNPQTEVYILYRDIMTYARWERLYSRAMEMGVLFIRYSPETPPSVDEKLRVRVYDTLLDAELVIDADQVVLSGAMIPSEGAEKIAHLFKLPIYEDGYFLEAHLKLRPLDGAFGGVFLCGGAHYPKLIDEAITQGTGVAARACSILVHDEIETEGIISRVDEDICIGCGLCLDLCAFGALELRSRKAYINPVVCKGCGLCAAACNIGAIEELNFTSRQIEAMIRGFMYGKETEEKGKV encoded by the coding sequence ATGGTTCGAGTAATCGGTTCGGTCCTCGTGATCGGTGGGGGGATCTCAGGTATTCAGGCAGCACTTGAGGTTGCAGACCAGAATTTCAGGGTCTATCTCCTGGAGCAAAGCGGATCGATCGGGGGGTTGATGTCAAGGCTGGATAAGACTTTTCCCACAAATGACTGCTCGTTGTGTATCGAGTCCCCGAAGATGGTTGAGCTTGGACGCCATCCAAATATCCGCGTGATACCAGAGGGTGAGATCAGATCGATATCTGGGAAGGCTGGAAACTTCACGGTTAAGATTGTACGGCGAAATCTTTATGTTGATAGTGACCTCTGTGTGGGTTGCATCGATCTCTGTGCACCTGTATGTCCAATCGAGCTTCCATCGAGGGAAGAGTTCATGATTGGAGGGCGTAAAGCAATTTATGTCCCGTTCCCACAGGCCGTGCCCCTTGTTGCGAGGATTGATACCGATCATTGTATTGGTTGCAGGTTATGCATGGCTGCGTGTGAGCGGGGTGCAATCGATTACTTCAGAGGGGACATCGAGGAGGAACTGAAGGTTGGAAGTATCATCATCGCATCTGGTATCGAGCCGTTTGATCCTTCCAGTCTGCCCGAGTATGGATATGGACGAATTGAGAATGTGATAACCGCACCCCAGTACGAACGCCTGATCTCTGCAGCAGGCCCCACCGAAGGCAGGATCATGCGTCCATCTGATGGCAGGCATCCAGAACGAGTTGCATGGATACAGTGTGTCGGCTCAAGGAACGCAGAATTTCCATCATGCTCGGCTGTTTGTTGCATGTATGCAACAAAAGAAGCGATGGCGACCCTCCATAGCAAGCGATACATCTTTTACATCGATCTGAGATCCTATGGGAAGGCATTCGAGATCTTCTACCGCACGGCAAAACGGATCGGTGTTGAATACATCAGGAGTAAACCCGGTGTGATACTTGAAGATCATGAGAAGAACCCGGTTATACGCTATGAGGATACCGAAACAGGCGAGGTACAGGATCTTACGGTTGATCTTGTTGTGCTATCGGTTGGACTCAGACCACCAGCCTCAAACAATAAACTTTCAGCGATACTTGGCGTTAAACTCGATGAACTTGGTTTTTTAGCGCCAAAAAGTCTACTGAACCCACTTGAAACCTGTATTGATGGGATTTACATCTGTGGGTGCGCAACCGGCGCGAAGGATATTCCTGATTCGGTGACACAGGGTGTAGCCGCTGCGACAAGAGCTATACTACCGTTGATCCAATCAAGGGGCAAGGAGATTCCTGAAAGGGTGAAGATCAAAGAACGGGTGGTTGATCAGAGTGGCATACCACGCATAGGTGTCTTTATCTGTGACTGTGGGGTCAATATCGCGAGCGTGCTCGATGTGCCGGCGCTTGTTGAGTATGCAAAGACACTCCCCGGCGTTGTGTACGCAAATGAAGCGACCTTTGCCTGTTCTTCCGATACCCAGAGTCAAATAAAGGATACGATCATCATACAGAATTTAGATCGGGTTGTTGTTGCGGCCTGCACACCCCGCACACACGAACCACTATTTCAGCGCACATGTGAAGAGGTGGGGCTTAATCCATATCTTTTTGAGCTGGCAAACATCAGAGAACACTGCTCATGGGTACATATACACGATAAAGAACTCGCTCTTGAAAAAGCGAAAGATATAATCAGAATGGCTGTTGCAAAGTCCAGTCTATCCCGCCCGATTCATCGCGTGAAGATTCCGGTCACAAAGCGCGCACTTGTGCTTGGTGCAGGTATCAGCGGTATGCGGGCTGCACTTGATATTGCAAATCAGGGGATAGAAGTATATCTTGTTGAACGTGCAAACGAACCAGGCGGAATTTTGAGGCAGATTACGCACCTCCATGACGGCACGCCGGTCGCTGATTTTCTTCCTCCTCTGATCGATGAGGTCAGATCACACCCAGATATCCATCTCATGACAGGTTGCACCATCGATGACGTGAGTGGCTATGTGGGCGAGTTCAGCGTGAAAATAAGCGGTGAGAGAAACACAGAACTTCAGGTTGGAGTCTGTGTTGTTGCAACAGGAATGCAGGAACTTGAACCTCATGGTTACTATCGATATGGCGAGGATCCAGCAGTTGTAACACAGACTGAGCTTGAGACGCTGATAAAGATGGGCGAAAAGTGGGAGAGGGTCGTTATGATCCAGTGTGTTGGCTCAAGGGATGATGAGAGACCATACTGCTCCAGGATCTGCTGTATCAATGCAGTCAAGAATGCGATAGCGATAAAATCGAGAAATCCACAGACAGAGGTTTACATCCTTTATCGGGATATCATGACGTATGCACGCTGGGAACGCCTCTACTCGAGAGCTATGGAGATGGGTGTGCTCTTCATCAGGTACAGCCCAGAAACACCGCCATCGGTTGATGAGAAACTCAGGGTGAGGGTTTATGATACTCTCCTCGATGCAGAACTTGTAATCGATGCAGATCAGGTTGTTTTATCCGGTGCGATGATTCCCTCAGAGGGGGCAGAGAAGATTGCCCACCTCTTCAAGCTTCCGATCTATGAGGATGGATACTTCCTCGAGGCACACCTTAAACTCAGGCCCCTTGATGGTGCGTTTGGTGGGGTATTTCTCTGTGGTGGTGCACACTATCCCAAACTCATCGATGAGGCGATCACCCAGGGTACGGGTGTTGCTGCCCGTGCGTGTTCGATCCTTGTACATGATGAGATTGAGACCGAAGGCATCATCTCGCGCGTGGATGAGGATATATGTATCGGGTGCGGTCTCTGTCTCGATCTCTGCGCTTTTGGCGCACTTGAACTTCGGTCGAGAAAGGCTTATATCAATCCGGTGGTGTGTAAGGGTTGTGGCCTCTGTGCCGCTGCGTGCAATATCGGTGCAATCGAAGAACTCAACTTCACATCACGGCAGATCGAAGCGATGATAAGGGGATTTATGTATGGCAAAGAAACAGAAGAAAAAGGGAAAGTCTGA